The window CACCTTATCCCGCCCGTGGGGAAAAATTGTAGTTTTGGTCTATGGATGAAAAAACAAAGGAGCGACTGATTCGATTGGCCGAGGAGGAAATCCCGATACACCGCTATTTGGGATTAAAGGTGGAGACCATCGAAAAGGAATTTATACGGGTACGGATTCCGTTCCGGGAGGATTTTGTTGGGGATATCCGTACAAAGCGTTGGCATGGCGGGATTATGGCCACGGTAATGGATTCCGTAGGAGGTGCCATAGGAATCGCCAATTTTGAGTCACCGGAAGATAAGCTTTCCACCATTGACCTGCGGGTAGATTATTTGCGGTTTGCGGAAGGTAAGGACCTACTCTTTGAAGGTAAACTGGTTCGTATGGGCAACCGAATCATGGTCACCAAAATGAAGGCATTTCAAGACGGGATGTTGGTAGCGGAAGGTAGGGGAGTCTATAATTTTATAAGGGCGTTGCAGGAGTAGCAAACGATTTAAATTGTAATTCAAAGAAAACAGTCCG is drawn from Flagellimonas sp. MMG031 and contains these coding sequences:
- a CDS encoding hotdog fold thioesterase, producing the protein MDEKTKERLIRLAEEEIPIHRYLGLKVETIEKEFIRVRIPFREDFVGDIRTKRWHGGIMATVMDSVGGAIGIANFESPEDKLSTIDLRVDYLRFAEGKDLLFEGKLVRMGNRIMVTKMKAFQDGMLVAEGRGVYNFIRALQE